The sequence below is a genomic window from Thalassomonas haliotis.
AGAGGCGGTTTTACCGGATGTGTTCGCTACCCTGCTACAGGCCTGATAAATCAGCTCGGCGTACTTTTCCTTGCGGTATCTTTTCCGCTCGGGAAAGGTTTCAAACAGGTTGCGCTGGCCTTTGAGGATCTTACTGGTTTTATGTTTCAGATCGTATTCCAGGCAGCAGTTTGCCGGTAATTTATTCAGCTCCCGGGTGATATGGCGTGAGCCGAAAGCATAACCCAGGTGGGCATAAGAGGCGACACCTGTCATATCTAAGGTGGTGGGAAATAAGCCGGTATTAAAGAGGGCGACCGGGTTGGTACTGACCACAGTCCCCTGGTTCGATTTGGCATAATATAAGGGGATAGAGCCGATAAAGTCGTTTAAAAATAACACTTTTTCGGCTTTCTTATCTACTATGGCCAGGTTGAAACTGCCGGCGGCGATGGCGGCGATAACTCCCTGGTAGCCGGTTTTCAGGTAAATGGCTTCGATGGCCGCCAGAGACTGTTGCAGTGAACCGTCCTGACCGGTTAGGGCTAAGCTGCCGTCAATTACGATCAGGGTTTGCTGGCTTTGGTAGCAGCTTTGCTCATAGCTCTGGCCGTCAAACTGGAACAGTTCGCTGCCCGGCGAGAGCGGAAGCTGGCGGCAGGCCTCACCCGGGTTAAAACGCCAAACCTCCTTAAAGGCTTTTTTATTGGCGGCTGCCGTGTCCTGAAAAAATAATCCGTGCACAATGAACCCCTAGCGTTTCTTCCATAATTTTTCGGGCGTGGAAAATAAATGTTTAAATAAGGCAATAAAAGCCGCGATATTTAAAATGGTAAAGGTGGCCGGGACATTGAAGATACCGGCATTTTTCCCCCGGACCAGTTTTTTATAACCGTAATACGCACAAGCGTAAAAAACCAGCTGTAAGGCCAATAACAGGGTAAAAACCATTTCCTGCAATACTATGCAGCTGGCAAACAGCAAGATCAAGGCAAAAGGCACCAGCAAACGGCAGACCTTATGGGAAAACCATTGCCAGAAAATCGGGTTTTTAAAGGGGTTGTTGATCCAGGGGATGATCTTCATCAGCTGGTAGTTGCCTGCCAGGGTGCGCACCTTGCGGCCAAATTCTTCTTTGACGCTGTGGCTGGAACTGTCAAACGCCAGTGCATCGTTGGCCATTACCACCCGCTTACCGGCTTTGACGATACACATAGGGGTAAAGACATCGTCTAATATGGTGTGCTGCTGTAATGGCGTAAATAACTGGCTGCGGATCATATAAATGGCGCCGGTGACGCCGACCACGGAATTGATCTGCCCTTCGGCGTGGCGGATGGCTTTTTCGTATTTCCAGT
It includes:
- a CDS encoding glycosyltransferase family 2 protein — encoded protein: MEVIFFISAAVIFYAYIGYPLLLILFSRNQQQNANTDNKPTEDDCPEITVVLAAYNGEQRIRARLDNLLATDYPQEKLHIILVSDGSTDNTVAVARAYDYPRLSVMAQEQNLGKAAAINLAMAQVSTPLVAFADLRQDFAADALTQMCRHFDDPAIGAVTGNLMIEQNQNDGASTDPGLYWKYEKAIRHAEGQINSVVGVTGAIYMIRSQLFTPLQQHTILDDVFTPMCIVKAGKRVVMANDALAFDSSSHSVKEEFGRKVRTLAGNYQLMKIIPWINNPFKNPIFWQWFSHKVCRLLVPFALILLFASCIVLQEMVFTLLLALQLVFYACAYYGYKKLVRGKNAGIFNVPATFTILNIAAFIALFKHLFSTPEKLWKKR